A genomic region of Acidobacteriota bacterium contains the following coding sequences:
- a CDS encoding rod shape-determining protein encodes MIFRSLFKSFSHDLAIDLGTANTLVFARGKGVVVDEPSIVAINKFTNKVEAVGTDAKEMLGRTPGNIVAIKPMKDGVIADFDVTEEMLRYFIRKAQNRSFLLSPRIIICIPSEITQVEKRAVRESALRAKASEVYLVEEAMAAAIGAGLPITEPNGNMIVDIGGGTTDIAVISLAGIVHSRSVRVAGNEMDEAIIQYIKRKHNLLIGERTAERVKIQLGSAAELPDPITAEVKGRNLIEGIPKTVTVTDEEIREALADSMVAIVNAVRVALERTPPELSADISDTGIILTGGGALLQKMDQRIGVETGLPVYVAENPLSSVAIGTGKMLEDIELLRRISS; translated from the coding sequence ATGATCTTTCGTTCCCTGTTCAAATCCTTTTCCCACGATTTGGCCATTGATCTGGGCACGGCAAATACTCTCGTCTTCGCGCGGGGGAAGGGAGTGGTTGTCGACGAACCTTCCATCGTCGCCATCAACAAGTTCACGAACAAAGTGGAAGCCGTTGGGACTGACGCCAAGGAGATGCTGGGGAGGACGCCGGGCAACATCGTCGCCATCAAGCCCATGAAGGATGGGGTCATCGCCGACTTCGACGTGACCGAGGAAATGCTCCGTTATTTCATCAGAAAGGCTCAGAACAGGAGCTTTCTGCTGAGTCCCCGGATCATCATTTGCATCCCTTCCGAGATCACACAGGTGGAAAAGCGGGCGGTTCGCGAATCTGCGCTCCGCGCGAAGGCCAGCGAGGTCTACCTGGTGGAGGAAGCGATGGCGGCGGCCATCGGAGCCGGTCTTCCCATTACCGAGCCGAACGGGAACATGATCGTCGACATCGGCGGCGGGACCACCGACATCGCCGTCATCAGCCTTGCGGGGATCGTCCACAGCCGTTCCGTCAGGGTGGCGGGAAACGAAATGGACGAGGCCATCATTCAGTACATCAAGCGAAAGCACAACCTGCTCATCGGTGAACGGACGGCCGAGCGAGTGAAGATCCAGCTCGGATCGGCGGCCGAACTGCCGGATCCCATCACCGCGGAGGTGAAGGGACGGAATCTCATCGAGGGAATTCCCAAGACCGTGACCGTCACCGACGAGGAGATTCGCGAGGCGTTGGCCGACTCCATGGTGGCCATCGTGAATGCGGTCCGCGTCGCCTTGGAGAGGACGCCGCCCGAATTGTCCGCCGACATATCGGACACGGGAATCATCTTGACCGGAGGGGGCGCGCTGCTCCAGAAGATGGATCAACGAATCGGCGTGGAGACGGGCCTACCCGTCTATGTGGCCGAGAATCCGCTCTCCTCTGTCGCCATCGGGACCGGAAAGATGCTCGAGGACATCGAGCTCTTGAGGAGGATCAGTTCCTGA
- the rodA gene encoding rod shape-determining protein RodA, whose translation MIRRRFRNGLDPVLLVPVLALSLIGGVGVYSAAEPGSSGLFIRQLIWIALGIGVCGVLVSLDYRLYTDYAPVWYCGGLVLLVLVLLYGSEINGSRSWLVLGPIQIQPSEMGKLAVLLTLAKSLAGLNRRHPGMWHLLKVGFLTLVPVVLVALQGDLGTALMYLPIVLGIVVVAGLGKRVLVWSMVAVLCASPAVWIYLKDYQKQRILTTLDPELDPQGIGYQTRQSQIAIGSGGVLGRGIGQGSQSHFGFVPEIHSDFIFALLAEETGLVGAGVILLLYLLVLMRLIRIAAEARDRTVILVVTGVVSMISSHVLVNVGMALGLLPPIGIPLPLLSYGGSFTIVTFSALGVALSAQSQSYVN comes from the coding sequence ATGATACGGCGTCGTTTTCGCAACGGCCTGGACCCCGTTTTGTTGGTTCCGGTATTGGCGCTCTCGCTGATTGGGGGCGTGGGCGTCTACAGCGCTGCGGAACCTGGCTCCAGCGGGCTCTTTATTCGGCAACTCATCTGGATTGCCCTGGGGATCGGCGTCTGTGGGGTTCTGGTCAGCCTGGATTACCGTTTGTATACGGACTACGCTCCGGTCTGGTACTGCGGAGGCCTGGTGCTCCTGGTTCTGGTACTGCTCTACGGTTCCGAAATCAACGGCAGCCGGAGCTGGCTGGTCCTGGGTCCGATTCAAATTCAGCCGTCCGAGATGGGGAAGCTGGCGGTCCTCTTGACCCTTGCGAAATCCTTGGCCGGCTTGAACCGGCGGCATCCCGGCATGTGGCATCTTCTGAAAGTGGGGTTTCTGACGTTGGTTCCCGTGGTTCTCGTCGCTCTTCAAGGCGATCTGGGAACTGCTCTCATGTACCTGCCGATCGTCCTGGGCATCGTTGTGGTGGCGGGCCTGGGCAAAAGGGTCCTGGTCTGGTCCATGGTCGCCGTTCTGTGCGCCTCTCCCGCCGTGTGGATCTATCTGAAGGACTATCAGAAGCAGCGAATCCTGACCACGCTCGATCCTGAACTGGACCCTCAGGGGATCGGATACCAGACTCGGCAATCCCAGATCGCCATCGGTTCGGGTGGCGTTCTCGGCAGAGGAATCGGTCAGGGTAGCCAGAGCCATTTCGGTTTTGTCCCGGAAATTCACTCCGATTTCATTTTCGCGCTTTTGGCCGAAGAGACCGGTCTGGTCGGCGCCGGAGTCATTTTGCTGTTGTATCTGTTGGTTCTGATGAGGCTGATTCGCATCGCTGCCGAGGCGCGCGACAGGACCGTGATTCTGGTGGTCACAGGCGTGGTCAGCATGATCTCTTCCCACGTTCTGGTGAACGTGGGAATGGCGCTTGGACTGTTGCCGCCCATCGGCATCCCCCTTCCTCTTCTCAGCTACGGTGGCTCATTCACCATCGTCACCTTCTCAGCTCTGGGCGTCGCCCTCAGTGCCCAGTCTCAGAGTTACGTGAACTGA
- the mrdA gene encoding penicillin-binding protein 2 has translation MPIYQDNSLCWLRLKWIQRLLVVLFLGLFLKLWHLTVVDFTQHSVAAERNRARNIPIRAPRGVIYDREGRVLASSANSFSLVCYRSEASDLEATVDYLVQGLGLDRKRLEQRFAEADGYSPYQPLVVKRSLTMAEVAYLLSRKGEHPELDILSELRRSYPHGELAAHVLGYVGEASRGQLETTEFSDFKAGDIVGKYAVERVYNRHLAGRNGTRKILVDSLGRTIDELGQVPPEEGAALELTLDLDLQMTAEEQLGGRRGVVVAFDPRNGEILAMVSQPAFDPNRFAARISRSEWDRLVGDEHHPLQNRALQSTFAPGSVFKLVVALAGLEWGDVDPNRPHVCGGGVTLYGHHFRCWKKEGHGPVSLREAIRSSCNVYFYQLGKTLGIDLISGFGQAIGLDRPTGIDLVGEVAGLVPSKEWKRRTFREKWYRGETVSVSIGQGPVHLTPLQLARMVGILATGSAAPLHLARDQVPRRRPARNASAVEISSDNLDLLREAMWEVVNRYGTGRAAQVNGFDVCGKTGTAQTIGQAGLSKLDEAQASRFTANAWFVGFAPQKFPEVAVVVLVEAGGSGGAVAAPIAAKVLQVFHDKRRPDRVREMARQ, from the coding sequence ATGCCCATCTATCAGGACAATTCGCTCTGCTGGCTTCGCCTCAAATGGATTCAGCGGCTTCTCGTCGTTTTGTTTCTGGGGCTTTTCCTGAAGCTTTGGCACCTGACCGTCGTCGATTTCACCCAACATAGCGTGGCGGCGGAGCGCAACCGCGCCCGTAACATCCCCATCCGGGCCCCCCGCGGAGTGATCTACGATCGCGAAGGACGGGTATTGGCGAGCAGCGCGAACTCGTTCAGCTTGGTGTGTTATCGGAGCGAGGCATCGGATTTGGAGGCCACCGTGGACTATCTGGTCCAGGGTCTTGGTCTTGACAGAAAGCGTCTGGAGCAACGCTTCGCCGAGGCCGACGGCTATTCCCCTTACCAGCCGCTGGTGGTCAAAAGGAGCCTGACCATGGCGGAGGTGGCCTATCTCCTCTCCCGGAAAGGCGAGCATCCGGAGTTGGACATACTGTCCGAACTGAGACGGTCGTATCCGCACGGAGAATTGGCCGCGCATGTCCTGGGTTATGTGGGCGAGGCGTCGCGGGGCCAGTTGGAGACCACGGAGTTTTCCGATTTCAAGGCCGGGGACATTGTCGGCAAGTACGCTGTGGAACGGGTCTACAATCGTCACCTGGCCGGCCGGAACGGAACCCGTAAGATTCTCGTCGACAGCCTGGGGCGCACCATCGACGAGTTGGGCCAGGTTCCACCCGAGGAGGGAGCCGCGCTTGAGCTCACGCTTGACCTCGACCTGCAGATGACGGCGGAAGAACAACTCGGCGGACGGCGAGGAGTGGTTGTCGCCTTCGATCCCCGAAACGGCGAGATTCTGGCCATGGTGAGCCAGCCGGCTTTCGACCCGAACCGGTTCGCAGCCCGCATCAGCCGGAGCGAATGGGACCGCCTCGTCGGAGACGAACACCATCCACTCCAGAACCGGGCGCTCCAGAGTACGTTTGCTCCGGGATCGGTCTTCAAGCTGGTCGTGGCGCTCGCCGGTCTGGAATGGGGAGATGTGGATCCGAACCGGCCCCACGTTTGCGGCGGCGGAGTGACTCTGTACGGGCACCATTTCCGCTGCTGGAAGAAGGAGGGGCATGGCCCGGTGTCGCTTCGGGAAGCGATCCGCAGCTCTTGCAATGTGTACTTTTACCAGCTCGGGAAGACCCTGGGCATCGATCTGATCTCCGGTTTTGGACAGGCCATCGGCCTCGACCGGCCCACCGGAATCGACCTGGTGGGGGAGGTTGCCGGATTGGTGCCGTCCAAGGAATGGAAACGGCGGACCTTTCGGGAGAAGTGGTATCGAGGGGAAACCGTTTCCGTCTCCATCGGTCAGGGCCCGGTCCACCTGACGCCGCTTCAACTGGCCCGGATGGTCGGTATCCTGGCCACCGGATCTGCCGCTCCCCTGCATCTGGCCCGGGACCAGGTTCCCAGGCGCCGGCCGGCAAGAAACGCGTCCGCGGTCGAGATTTCCAGTGACAATCTCGACCTGCTGCGGGAAGCCATGTGGGAAGTTGTGAATCGGTATGGCACGGGCCGCGCCGCTCAGGTCAACGGCTTCGACGTGTGCGGGAAGACGGGGACGGCGCAGACCATCGGCCAGGCGGGCCTTTCGAAGCTCGACGAGGCCCAGGCCTCCCGATTCACTGCCAATGCCTGGTTTGTGGGTTTTGCTCCCCAGAAGTTTCCTGAGGTCGCCGTGGTCGTCCTGGTTGAAGCCGGCGGCTCGGGCGGAGCCGTCGCCGCTCCGATTGCGGCGAAGGTACTGCAGGTGTTCCACGACAAACGGAGGCCGGACAGGGTCAGGGAAATGGCGAGGCAGTAG
- a CDS encoding peptidylprolyl isomerase, which translates to MLPFFREKRRGLKWILWLVIVGLGIGMVGLFVDTPGTGSGVSSAHAAEVADYVITSGEFRRHYIQLFEAYRRVYNLDRQDPAIIKQLGLGQQALDQLVAEYATFHEARQMGIAVTSEEIVRFITRTPVFQENGNFIGVDRYRAILRANNWAPQDFEESIRRQLAQEKLRRILTDGIFPTSGEVRREFLKRNQEVKLRYVGFDPEQLAPGNVEDDKLKEYFDERQENYRVGEQRRIRYVSVGVEPENVSVSEEQIRDRMERVTDTDQARVSHILVSVRSPEDEPPARAKAQGLLQQLRSGGNFAELAREHSEDPVSAAAGGDLGFFGRGKMMPEFEKAAFELKPGELSDLVVTPFGYHILLGAFNPEHHDGDARRPIAEYEARRQEAEDQAKDLAEKISGELAEDPDLAKAASARGLAVEESEYFELGGFIPGLSVKNDFNQKIFDLQDNQSLKPYEAAGSFVVAQLIEIRPGHMPPFEEIREKVLADYRSTQGDEAARENAFAMHKAIQDGGEFQKLTEEGELQVMTTPFFKRGGTIDENLRFSPQVHEHAFRLEKGEVAPPVLVTGKYFVFQVAEKTPLDQEQFEREKSQLEKELTEKKRTDYFNAYVEGTLERLRGDDAITINQETVDRITG; encoded by the coding sequence ATGCTACCCTTTTTCCGAGAGAAGCGACGAGGTCTGAAATGGATCCTGTGGCTGGTCATCGTCGGGTTGGGCATCGGCATGGTGGGCCTGTTCGTCGATACCCCGGGTACCGGTTCCGGCGTTTCCTCCGCCCACGCGGCCGAGGTGGCCGATTACGTCATTACCTCCGGTGAATTCCGGAGACACTACATCCAACTCTTCGAAGCCTACCGCCGCGTCTACAATCTGGACCGGCAGGACCCTGCCATCATCAAGCAGTTGGGCCTGGGCCAACAGGCGCTCGATCAACTGGTGGCCGAATACGCAACGTTTCACGAAGCACGGCAGATGGGCATCGCCGTGACCTCGGAGGAAATCGTTCGATTCATCACCAGGACTCCCGTATTCCAGGAAAACGGGAATTTCATCGGCGTCGATCGCTATCGCGCCATTTTGCGGGCCAACAACTGGGCGCCCCAGGATTTCGAGGAGAGCATCCGCAGACAGCTTGCCCAGGAGAAGCTGCGCAGAATCCTGACGGATGGGATCTTCCCCACGTCGGGCGAGGTCCGGCGAGAGTTTCTGAAGCGGAATCAGGAGGTGAAGCTCCGGTACGTGGGCTTCGACCCGGAACAGTTGGCTCCGGGGAACGTCGAAGACGACAAACTCAAGGAGTATTTCGACGAACGGCAAGAGAATTACCGGGTCGGCGAGCAACGCAGGATACGTTACGTTTCCGTCGGCGTCGAGCCTGAGAATGTCAGCGTCTCCGAAGAGCAGATCCGCGATCGAATGGAGCGCGTCACCGACACGGACCAGGCGAGAGTCAGCCATATTCTGGTTTCGGTGCGGAGCCCCGAAGACGAACCCCCGGCGAGGGCCAAGGCCCAGGGCCTCCTGCAACAGCTTCGGTCCGGTGGGAATTTCGCGGAATTGGCTCGAGAGCACTCCGAGGACCCGGTTTCGGCAGCGGCCGGCGGGGACCTCGGCTTTTTCGGCCGAGGGAAAATGATGCCGGAGTTCGAGAAGGCCGCTTTTGAGTTGAAGCCCGGCGAGCTGAGCGATCTGGTGGTGACCCCCTTCGGCTACCACATACTCCTCGGCGCCTTCAATCCCGAGCACCACGACGGCGATGCCCGGCGTCCGATCGCCGAATACGAAGCCCGGCGGCAGGAGGCGGAAGACCAGGCCAAGGACCTGGCGGAGAAAATCTCCGGAGAGCTGGCGGAGGACCCGGATCTGGCGAAGGCGGCGAGCGCTCGCGGTCTCGCGGTTGAGGAATCGGAGTACTTCGAACTCGGGGGTTTCATTCCCGGCCTGTCCGTCAAGAACGACTTCAATCAGAAAATCTTCGATCTCCAGGACAACCAGTCGCTGAAACCGTACGAGGCGGCCGGTTCCTTCGTGGTGGCTCAGCTCATCGAAATCCGGCCCGGACACATGCCGCCTTTCGAAGAGATCCGTGAAAAGGTTCTCGCCGACTACCGCTCCACCCAGGGCGACGAAGCCGCTCGGGAGAATGCCTTCGCCATGCACAAGGCGATCCAGGACGGTGGCGAGTTCCAAAAACTGACGGAGGAAGGGGAATTGCAGGTCATGACGACCCCTTTCTTCAAACGGGGCGGCACCATCGACGAGAACCTCCGATTCTCGCCGCAGGTTCACGAACATGCCTTTCGGCTGGAGAAGGGAGAGGTCGCTCCGCCGGTACTCGTCACCGGAAAGTACTTCGTGTTCCAGGTCGCCGAGAAGACGCCGCTGGACCAGGAGCAGTTCGAACGCGAGAAGAGTCAGTTGGAGAAGGAGCTGACGGAGAAGAAGCGCACGGACTACTTCAACGCCTATGTGGAAGGCACGCTGGAGCGCCTGCGCGGGGACGACGCCATTACCATCAACCAGGAGACGGTGGACCGCATAACCGGTTAG
- a CDS encoding rod shape-determining protein MreC — protein sequence MSWLAERKSLPLVILAVVLHLVLISAQVRNPDGHTLLRTLGVAVISPLALAVSAAADSIEGALNRYVILFGVQERNEELEAEVVRLRLENAQLRSVQSMLGRSTELQILARQHLFETTMATIIWKTAPFFSRRLGINVGTRHGVKRNLAVIGLSGIIGRVVATTPMSSEVELVTNRGASAGAMLADSRLQGVLQGDGSDLLEWKFIANHESVDVGELVYTSGTDRIYPKGIPVGRVVTSEKGEMGHRNIKVEPFVDFSRVEEVLVARLP from the coding sequence ATGAGTTGGCTGGCTGAACGGAAATCACTGCCTCTGGTCATCTTGGCGGTCGTATTGCATTTGGTGCTGATCTCGGCGCAGGTGCGGAATCCCGACGGCCATACGCTGCTGAGGACCCTGGGGGTGGCCGTGATCTCCCCTCTCGCGCTGGCTGTATCGGCGGCGGCCGACAGTATCGAGGGAGCGCTGAATCGCTATGTGATTCTCTTCGGAGTTCAGGAGCGGAACGAGGAATTGGAGGCGGAGGTCGTCAGGCTTCGCCTTGAGAACGCGCAGCTCAGGAGCGTTCAGTCGATGCTGGGCCGCAGCACCGAACTCCAGATCCTCGCCCGGCAGCATCTTTTCGAAACCACGATGGCCACCATAATCTGGAAGACCGCTCCCTTCTTCAGTCGTCGTCTCGGCATCAACGTCGGGACCCGCCATGGCGTCAAGCGGAACCTGGCGGTTATCGGCCTGTCCGGCATCATCGGGCGCGTTGTGGCGACCACACCCATGAGCTCGGAGGTGGAACTGGTGACCAACCGTGGTGCTTCGGCCGGCGCCATGCTGGCCGACTCCCGGCTGCAAGGCGTGCTCCAAGGCGACGGAAGCGATCTCCTCGAGTGGAAATTCATCGCCAATCACGAGTCGGTGGATGTCGGGGAGTTGGTCTACACTTCCGGGACCGACCGGATCTATCCCAAAGGCATTCCGGTCGGCCGCGTCGTGACCTCAGAGAAAGGGGAAATGGGCCATCGCAACATCAAGGTCGAGCCCTTCGTCGATTTTTCCAGGGTCGAGGAAGTTCTCGTCGCACGTTTGCCTTGA
- a CDS encoding SUF system NifU family Fe-S cluster assembly protein — MPDLSALYQEVILDHNRRPRNFAVLEGADHQSEGFNPLCGDRVTVYVKLKGSVVVDVSFQGSGCAISMASASIMTESLKGKKLEEVEALFKRFHQLVTGKLDSEDHFEPDLGKLVVFEGISRYPVRVKCATLTWHALRAALEKRNEVVSTE, encoded by the coding sequence TCACAACCGGCGGCCTCGGAATTTCGCTGTTCTGGAGGGCGCGGATCATCAGTCGGAAGGCTTCAATCCCCTCTGCGGCGACCGGGTCACCGTATATGTCAAGTTGAAGGGCTCCGTCGTCGTCGACGTCTCGTTTCAGGGTTCGGGGTGCGCCATCTCCATGGCATCCGCCTCGATAATGACCGAGAGCCTGAAGGGGAAAAAACTGGAGGAAGTCGAGGCGTTGTTCAAGCGTTTTCACCAACTGGTGACCGGGAAGCTCGATTCGGAAGATCATTTCGAACCGGATCTGGGCAAATTGGTGGTGTTTGAAGGGATCAGCCGTTATCCGGTTCGGGTGAAATGCGCCACCTTGACCTGGCATGCATTGCGGGCGGCGCTCGAAAAGAGAAACGAGGTCGTCTCGACTGAATAA
- the mreD gene encoding rod shape-determining protein MreD translates to MKRPRPAAESSWAPLQARFSRTEILILLLLAGGVEILLSRTLPDLRRYFDLPLILVLYLAMHSTAAKGAFWGTSFGLLSDLLVGTLLGLNGLSKTLVGYLVGLLRVRAAAEGVLGRMLLLAAAAALDTVLMVAILDLLSQPLPDSSVSFVAIRSCVAAVAGVFVFRGYDRIKFPPKDFTRNPMVEEDPF, encoded by the coding sequence TTGAAGCGTCCGCGACCAGCCGCCGAGTCAAGTTGGGCCCCTCTGCAAGCCCGATTTTCCCGAACCGAGATTCTTATTCTGCTCCTGCTCGCAGGAGGCGTCGAAATCCTGCTCAGCCGGACGCTGCCGGATTTACGGCGCTACTTCGATCTTCCGCTGATACTGGTTCTGTACCTGGCCATGCATTCGACGGCGGCCAAGGGGGCGTTCTGGGGCACATCTTTCGGTTTGCTGTCCGATTTGCTGGTCGGGACTCTCTTGGGACTCAATGGCTTGAGCAAGACCCTGGTCGGATATCTGGTTGGCCTGCTACGCGTGAGGGCGGCGGCGGAAGGCGTTCTCGGGCGCATGTTGTTGTTGGCGGCGGCCGCTGCCCTTGACACGGTTCTCATGGTTGCTATCTTGGACCTACTCAGCCAGCCGTTGCCGGATAGCTCGGTGTCGTTCGTCGCTATTCGCAGTTGTGTTGCGGCGGTGGCCGGAGTCTTCGTTTTTCGCGGTTACGATCGGATCAAGTTTCCTCCCAAGGATTTCACCCGAAACCCGATGGTCGAGGAAGATCCTTTCTAG
- a CDS encoding SUF system Fe-S cluster assembly protein, producing MAEEPNPEPGFQAETESGTAPVGGPIHEEVISVLRSCYDPEIPVDIYELGLIYGVDVNSVGAVDIKMTLTSPSCPVAESLPLEVESKVRTLPGVEEVAVEIVWDPPWTMENMSEAAKLQLGLL from the coding sequence ATGGCAGAAGAACCGAACCCGGAACCGGGTTTCCAGGCCGAAACGGAAAGTGGGACTGCTCCGGTGGGCGGCCCCATCCACGAAGAGGTGATTTCGGTCCTCAGGAGTTGTTACGATCCGGAGATTCCGGTGGATATCTACGAATTGGGTCTGATCTACGGAGTCGACGTCAACTCCGTTGGCGCTGTAGACATCAAGATGACCCTGACTTCGCCCAGCTGTCCGGTGGCCGAGTCGTTGCCGTTGGAGGTCGAGTCCAAAGTACGGACGCTTCCCGGTGTTGAAGAAGTCGCCGTAGAAATCGTCTGGGACCCGCCTTGGACCATGGAGAACATGTCCGAGGCGGCAAAACTTCAACTGGGCCTTCTCTAG
- the glmS gene encoding glutamine--fructose-6-phosphate transaminase (isomerizing), protein MCGIICYLGDRPSLPILLNGLRRLEYRGYDSSGVAVAVNEKIHCRKAVGKISDLAGLVGDKSWTGWGGIAHTRWATHGVPSPENAHPHGDCRDRIFVVHNGIIENYRQLREELRDKGHRFRSSTDSEVLAHLIEEYYRGDLEDAVNSALQRVDGTYGIGVISSDNPSQIVVARLGSPLILGIRDREIFAASDAAALMSHTREVAYLHDGEVALLKPGSYRIRTLSGMPMNRSVQTLDWDMSSAEKRGYPHFMLKEVHEQPEVVGEAIRGRLIEAEGLAKLGGVERVWSRLRNMRRLIILACGTSYYAGLLGRYVIESCTNYPVDVDFASEFQYRKLNLQARTAVLAISQSGETADILAVVREVKRRGALSLGLVNVVGSTVARLTDAGIYNHAGPEISVASTKVFVSQIAILYLVGLLLGRHQQMSLSEGQEFVHELRALPGRMRSMLAQAPAIEEIARRYARHRSLLYLGRRFSYPVAMEGALKMKEISYLHAEGYAAGEMKHGPLALVDESFPTVCLAPRDSVYRKMIGNIQEIKSRNGPVIAVGTEGDTHLAELADDLIEIPQCGEMFTPFLSVIALQLLAYYVAEERGCDIDRPRNLAKSVTVQ, encoded by the coding sequence ATGTGTGGAATTATCTGCTACCTGGGGGATCGTCCCTCCCTGCCGATCCTGCTCAACGGCTTGAGAAGGCTGGAATACCGCGGCTACGACTCCAGCGGTGTCGCGGTGGCCGTGAATGAGAAGATTCACTGCCGGAAAGCGGTGGGGAAGATCTCGGATCTGGCGGGGCTTGTCGGGGACAAGTCCTGGACGGGTTGGGGCGGCATTGCCCACACCCGTTGGGCCACCCATGGGGTTCCCTCTCCCGAAAACGCTCATCCGCATGGCGACTGCCGGGACCGCATCTTCGTGGTGCACAACGGCATCATCGAGAACTACCGGCAGTTGCGGGAGGAGCTTCGGGACAAGGGACACCGGTTCCGCTCTTCCACCGATTCCGAGGTCCTGGCCCACCTGATCGAGGAATACTATCGAGGCGACCTGGAAGATGCGGTCAATTCGGCCCTTCAACGTGTCGACGGGACCTACGGAATCGGTGTGATCTCCTCCGACAATCCTTCCCAGATCGTGGTCGCCCGGCTGGGCAGCCCCTTGATCCTGGGAATCCGGGACCGTGAGATCTTCGCCGCGTCGGACGCGGCGGCCCTGATGAGTCACACCCGGGAGGTGGCCTACCTCCATGACGGGGAGGTGGCGTTGCTGAAGCCCGGGAGCTACCGGATCCGAACTCTCAGCGGGATGCCCATGAATCGCTCCGTCCAGACCCTGGACTGGGACATGTCTTCCGCCGAGAAGAGGGGTTACCCCCACTTCATGCTCAAGGAGGTCCATGAGCAGCCCGAGGTGGTCGGAGAAGCCATCAGGGGAAGGCTGATCGAGGCGGAAGGACTGGCCAAGCTGGGCGGCGTGGAGCGAGTCTGGTCGCGCCTGAGGAACATGCGGCGGCTCATCATCCTGGCCTGTGGGACCTCCTATTATGCCGGCTTGTTGGGGCGTTACGTCATCGAGAGCTGCACCAACTATCCTGTCGACGTCGATTTCGCTTCCGAGTTCCAGTACCGCAAGCTGAATCTGCAGGCGCGGACGGCGGTTCTGGCCATCAGCCAGTCGGGGGAGACGGCCGACATCCTGGCCGTGGTCCGCGAAGTCAAGCGGCGCGGAGCTCTCAGCCTGGGCCTCGTCAACGTGGTGGGCAGCACGGTCGCCCGCCTGACCGACGCCGGAATCTACAATCACGCCGGCCCGGAAATCAGTGTCGCCTCCACCAAGGTTTTCGTCTCCCAGATCGCCATTCTCTACCTGGTGGGCCTCCTGCTGGGCCGTCACCAGCAGATGTCGTTGAGCGAAGGCCAGGAATTCGTCCATGAGCTCCGGGCACTGCCCGGCAGGATGCGGTCCATGCTTGCGCAGGCGCCCGCCATTGAAGAAATCGCCCGCCGTTACGCCCGACATCGGAGCCTTCTCTATCTGGGAAGAAGATTCAGCTACCCGGTGGCGATGGAGGGCGCCCTGAAGATGAAGGAGATCTCCTACCTGCACGCCGAGGGGTATGCCGCGGGAGAAATGAAACACGGACCTCTTGCCCTGGTGGACGAGAGTTTCCCGACCGTCTGCCTGGCGCCCCGCGACAGTGTCTATCGAAAGATGATCGGGAACATCCAGGAGATCAAGAGTCGCAACGGGCCGGTCATCGCGGTGGGGACGGAAGGAGACACCCACTTGGCGGAGCTGGCCGACGACCTCATCGAGATTCCGCAATGCGGGGAGATGTTCACGCCATTCCTGAGCGTGATCGCGCTCCAACTGCTGGCCTACTACGTGGCCGAAGAGCGAGGCTGCGACATCGACCGGCCCCGGAATCTGGCCAAGTCGGTCACGGTGCAGTAG